Proteins found in one Pseudanabaena sp. FACHB-2040 genomic segment:
- a CDS encoding DUF899 domain-containing protein, which translates to MKSSTFAHPAVVSRDTWLTERKALLADEKELTKHRDRVNAKRRRLPMVKLDKTYSFEGPEGQTSLLDLFEGRRQLIVYHFMFDPAWDEGCSGCTGLVNAFGDLSLLNARDTTLVLISRAPLAKLNQYKAQHQWTLPWVSSFGSDFNYDFHVSLDEAVAPVQYNYRNQEELGNKQERHFTKGESHGMSVFFRLDNDIFHTYSTYARGCEGLTDSYSLLDLTPYGRQEDFEESPSGWPQQPTYG; encoded by the coding sequence ATGAAAAGCAGCACCTTTGCACACCCAGCAGTAGTATCGCGAGACACGTGGCTGACTGAGCGAAAAGCGCTTCTAGCTGACGAAAAAGAACTGACCAAACACCGCGACCGGGTCAACGCCAAGCGGCGTCGGCTACCCATGGTCAAGCTGGACAAAACGTACAGTTTCGAGGGTCCTGAAGGGCAGACCAGTCTGCTTGATCTGTTTGAGGGTCGTCGTCAGCTGATTGTCTACCATTTTATGTTTGACCCTGCTTGGGACGAAGGCTGTTCGGGCTGTACCGGTCTGGTTAACGCCTTTGGAGACTTGAGCTTGCTAAACGCCCGCGATACAACTCTCGTGCTGATTTCCCGCGCCCCGCTGGCCAAGCTCAATCAGTACAAGGCCCAACATCAATGGACTTTGCCTTGGGTCTCGTCCTTTGGTAGCGACTTTAACTACGATTTCCACGTCTCTTTAGATGAAGCTGTGGCTCCAGTGCAGTATAACTACCGCAATCAGGAAGAGCTGGGGAACAAGCAAGAGCGGCATTTCACGAAAGGCGAAAGCCATGGCATGAGTGTGTTCTTTCGCCTGGACAACGACATCTTTCACACCTATTCGACCTATGCCCGAGGCTGTGAAGGCTTGACCGACTCATACAGCCTGCTCGATTTGACTCCCTATGGTCGGCAGGAAGACTTTGAGGAGTCGCCCTCTGGCTGGCCGCAGCAACCAACCTACGGATAG
- a CDS encoding DUF1579 domain-containing protein, protein MDIKPQAEHQWLDKLIGQWISETECSMGPDQPPSKTHGTEVVHTLGGLWIVAEGEGEMPDGEVGKTLMTLGYDPQTKRYVGTFVASMMTHLWRYSGSLDQAEKTLTLETEGPNFSQSAMAQYKDIIEFVSDDHRIMTSQILTDDGHWHQFMTAHYRRQQ, encoded by the coding sequence ATGGATATTAAGCCGCAAGCTGAGCATCAATGGCTAGACAAGCTCATCGGTCAATGGATCAGCGAAACCGAATGCAGCATGGGGCCGGATCAACCCCCCTCGAAAACTCACGGGACTGAGGTAGTGCATACCCTGGGTGGGCTTTGGATTGTGGCAGAAGGTGAAGGCGAGATGCCCGATGGTGAGGTTGGCAAGACCCTGATGACTTTGGGCTACGACCCCCAGACCAAGCGCTATGTTGGCACCTTTGTTGCCTCAATGATGACCCATCTCTGGCGCTATAGCGGCTCTTTGGATCAGGCCGAAAAGACGTTAACGCTAGAGACTGAAGGGCCTAATTTTAGTCAAAGCGCAATGGCCCAATACAAGGACATCATTGAGTTTGTCAGTGACGACCACCGAATTATGACATCACAAATTTTGACCGATGACGGCCACTGGCATCAGTTTATGACCGCTCATTATCGGCGGCAGCAGTAG
- a CDS encoding hydantoinase/oxoprolinase family protein: MKLIGVDIGGTFTDLILADVAQQQTWIHKVPTTVHDPSIGMIQGIQTLCQMAQADYGDIEHVLHGTTIATNTLLTHDGAHTGMITTEGYRDIVHIGRHQRPQHYSIMQDIPWQARPLVKRRDRKVVPERLDPKGQVLTPLDEDAARTAILELKQAGVESIAICFLNSYFDSRHEDRVAELAQELFPEAFITTSASIFPQFREFERFTTTCINAFVGPKVKRYLQNLSRSLKEQSVRGELHIMRSNGGVATAEVAGEQPVTLLLSGLAAGVLGGAAAGERSLRSRLITFDMGGTSTDIGIVTERGFAEATARDTWIAGYPVMVPMIDVHTIGAGGGSIAYVDDGGAFRVGPRSAGAEPGPVCYDKGGTEVTVTDANVVLNRLDPEHFLGGEMAIYPDKAFAAVQALADRVGLDLYETAAGIITIVNNNMANAIRSRTIQKGQDPRQFALVAQGGAGPLHAAEVARSLGIPEVIVPRYPGITSAIGLLTTDLKHDLIQNEFTLSTHPNLGKLNADLQALEDQVKDQLRADGFSEDQMSLQRFADCRYVGQGYELRALVPNGDLDEAALQSVWQQFHDLHTAEYGHAFPENPVELVTLRVTGTGPMPKLAGLPVPTEGDVKDAWLKTAVTYFRVNGQLEKYSTSFFERDLLPSGGAIEGPAVIFQKDSTILLPPHSHTTVEANGNLLIRLAAESLADKRVAMEVTA, encoded by the coding sequence ATGAAACTGATCGGCGTGGATATTGGCGGCACCTTCACCGACCTGATTTTGGCGGATGTAGCCCAGCAGCAGACCTGGATTCACAAGGTGCCGACCACAGTTCACGACCCCTCTATCGGCATGATCCAGGGCATCCAAACCCTATGCCAAATGGCCCAGGCCGACTACGGCGACATTGAGCATGTGCTGCATGGCACCACCATCGCCACCAATACTCTGCTGACCCACGATGGGGCGCACACCGGCATGATCACCACCGAGGGCTATCGAGACATTGTCCACATCGGGCGGCACCAACGGCCCCAGCACTACTCGATCATGCAGGACATTCCCTGGCAGGCAAGGCCGCTGGTGAAACGGCGCGATCGCAAAGTCGTTCCCGAGCGGCTCGATCCCAAAGGTCAGGTGCTCACTCCCCTGGATGAAGACGCTGCCCGCACCGCTATTTTGGAGCTGAAGCAGGCTGGGGTAGAGTCCATCGCCATCTGCTTCCTCAACTCCTATTTCGACTCGCGCCACGAAGATCGCGTGGCGGAACTCGCTCAGGAGCTTTTCCCCGAAGCTTTTATCACCACCAGTGCCAGCATCTTCCCCCAATTCCGGGAGTTTGAGCGCTTCACCACCACCTGCATCAATGCCTTCGTTGGCCCCAAGGTCAAGCGCTACCTTCAAAACCTCAGCCGTAGCTTAAAGGAACAGTCGGTGCGAGGAGAGCTCCATATCATGCGCTCCAACGGCGGAGTGGCTACGGCAGAGGTAGCAGGAGAGCAGCCCGTGACTCTGCTGCTGTCAGGACTGGCTGCCGGGGTTTTGGGCGGTGCGGCTGCGGGGGAACGATCGTTGCGATCGCGTCTGATCACCTTTGACATGGGGGGCACCAGCACCGACATCGGTATCGTCACCGAGCGCGGCTTTGCCGAAGCCACCGCCCGCGACACCTGGATTGCCGGATACCCCGTCATGGTGCCTATGATCGACGTTCACACCATTGGGGCTGGCGGCGGCAGCATCGCCTACGTAGATGACGGGGGCGCGTTCCGCGTCGGGCCTCGCAGCGCTGGGGCCGAACCGGGTCCAGTCTGCTACGACAAAGGCGGCACAGAAGTGACCGTTACTGACGCCAACGTGGTGCTAAATCGTCTCGATCCAGAGCACTTTTTGGGAGGCGAAATGGCTATCTACCCCGACAAGGCCTTCGCGGCTGTGCAGGCCCTAGCAGATCGGGTGGGGCTAGACCTCTACGAAACCGCAGCGGGCATTATTACCATCGTCAACAACAATATGGCGAACGCCATCCGCTCCCGCACTATTCAAAAGGGGCAAGATCCGCGCCAGTTTGCGTTGGTAGCCCAGGGGGGTGCAGGCCCCCTTCATGCTGCCGAAGTAGCCCGGTCTCTGGGCATTCCCGAAGTGATTGTGCCCCGCTACCCCGGCATCACCTCGGCTATCGGCCTGCTCACCACTGACCTGAAGCACGACTTGATTCAAAACGAATTTACCCTCAGCACCCACCCGAACCTAGGCAAGCTCAACGCTGACCTGCAAGCCCTAGAAGATCAGGTAAAAGACCAACTGCGGGCAGACGGCTTTAGCGAAGATCAAATGTCTCTGCAACGGTTTGCCGACTGTCGCTATGTAGGTCAGGGCTATGAACTGCGGGCGCTAGTGCCCAATGGCGACCTAGATGAAGCGGCATTGCAAAGTGTGTGGCAACAGTTTCATGACCTGCACACTGCTGAATATGGCCATGCCTTTCCCGAAAATCCGGTGGAGCTGGTGACGCTGCGGGTAACGGGCACTGGCCCTATGCCTAAACTGGCAGGTCTACCCGTCCCTACAGAGGGCGATGTGAAGGATGCCTGGTTGAAAACTGCCGTTACTTACTTCCGGGTGAATGGTCAGCTTGAGAAGTATTCCACCAGTTTTTTTGAGCGTGATCTCCTGCCCAGCGGGGGCGCAATCGAAGGCCCCGCAGTGATTTTCCAAAAGGACTCCACCATTTTGCTGCCACCCCACAGCCACACCACTGTGGAAGCCAATGGCAACCTGCTGATTCGCTTAGCCGCAGAATCTCTGGCAGATAAGCGGGTCGCTATGGAGGTAACGGCTTAA
- a CDS encoding VOC family protein, whose product MKLYSYLSFNGNCDAAFKFYEQVLGGKSGDRMTYGASPMADQVPEGWHDKIMHAQLTIGEQEIMGADSTLEYYEEPKGTSVLINIEDAGEAERIFEALAENGTVKMPIQETFWAARFGMLVDQFGTPWMINCDRAG is encoded by the coding sequence ATGAAACTGTATTCCTATCTGAGTTTTAACGGCAATTGTGATGCTGCATTTAAATTTTACGAACAGGTATTGGGCGGCAAAAGTGGAGACAGGATGACCTATGGGGCATCGCCTATGGCGGACCAAGTCCCTGAGGGGTGGCACGACAAAATCATGCATGCTCAGCTAACTATAGGGGAGCAAGAAATAATGGGGGCTGACAGTACACTAGAGTACTACGAAGAACCCAAAGGCACCTCTGTGTTGATCAACATTGAGGATGCTGGAGAGGCAGAGCGTATCTTTGAGGCCCTAGCCGAAAACGGCACCGTTAAGATGCCGATTCAGGAAACCTTTTGGGCAGCCCGGTTTGGTATGCTAGTCGATCAGTTCGGCACCCCGTGGATGATTAACTGCGATCGCGCTGGCTAA
- a CDS encoding M20 family metallo-hydrolase, with protein MATATALQVNCDRMLHRLDQLAQIGSIPGGGVCRLALTDEDKAGRDQVVAWMKALGLTITVDQLGNVVGTRPGLEAGPPVMTGSHIDTVATGGRYDGNLGVLAGLEVIETLNERQIQTRYPLAVAFFTNEEGARFHPDMMGSWVFSGGFPVEAALAEVGTDGTTVAKELERIGYAGTVPCGSQPVKAFVELHVEQGPVLDQERIQIGAVTGVQGMIWQEFTVKGVSNHAGTTPMHLRHDAGYGASAIAVAARQLALEMGGNQVATVGSIQTKPGLVNVIAKEARLTVDLRNTDSALLHQAEAQLNNKIQEIATAEGLEITSRSLARFEPVAFDPAMIDLVAQTAAGLGLSVKHMPSGAGHDAGMIAAIAPTAMIFVPSVDGISHNVKEYTAPQDLENGANILLQVLLKLAL; from the coding sequence ATGGCTACTGCGACTGCCCTGCAGGTAAATTGCGATCGCATGCTGCACCGCCTCGATCAGCTGGCTCAAATTGGCTCTATTCCGGGGGGCGGTGTCTGTCGTCTGGCCCTAACCGACGAAGACAAAGCAGGCCGCGATCAGGTAGTGGCGTGGATGAAAGCCCTCGGCCTTACCATCACCGTTGACCAGCTTGGCAATGTGGTGGGTACGCGTCCAGGGCTAGAAGCAGGGCCCCCTGTGATGACCGGATCGCACATCGACACAGTGGCAACAGGGGGACGTTACGACGGCAACCTGGGCGTTTTGGCAGGGCTGGAGGTGATCGAAACCCTTAATGAACGCCAGATTCAGACCCGCTATCCGCTGGCAGTAGCCTTTTTCACAAATGAAGAAGGAGCCCGGTTTCACCCCGATATGATGGGCAGTTGGGTGTTTAGCGGGGGCTTTCCGGTAGAGGCGGCCCTGGCAGAAGTGGGGACAGATGGCACTACGGTAGCCAAAGAGCTGGAGCGCATCGGCTATGCCGGGACAGTGCCCTGCGGTAGCCAGCCGGTAAAAGCGTTTGTAGAACTGCACGTGGAGCAAGGCCCAGTTCTGGATCAAGAGAGAATTCAAATCGGCGCAGTCACCGGGGTGCAGGGCATGATCTGGCAGGAGTTTACGGTGAAAGGCGTCTCCAACCATGCCGGTACGACCCCCATGCACCTGCGTCACGATGCTGGGTATGGAGCCAGTGCGATCGCAGTTGCCGCCCGCCAACTGGCCCTAGAGATGGGCGGCAACCAGGTGGCGACCGTCGGCTCGATTCAGACCAAGCCGGGGCTAGTGAATGTCATTGCCAAAGAAGCTCGCCTCACGGTAGATCTGCGAAATACGGACTCTGCTCTGCTCCATCAGGCCGAAGCCCAACTGAACAACAAAATTCAGGAAATCGCGACGGCAGAAGGTCTGGAAATTACCAGCCGATCCTTAGCTCGCTTTGAGCCTGTTGCCTTTGACCCCGCAATGATTGATCTGGTGGCTCAAACCGCCGCAGGGCTAGGGCTATCGGTCAAGCACATGCCCAGTGGGGCCGGGCACGATGCCGGCATGATTGCTGCGATCGCACCCACCGCCATGATCTTTGTGCCCAGTGTTGACGGCATCAGCCACAACGTCAAGGAATACACCGCTCCTCAAGATTTAGAGAACGGGGCAAACATACTCCTGCAAGTGCTGCTTAAATTGGCGCTGTAA
- a CDS encoding SgcJ/EcaC family oxidoreductase, giving the protein MTSPTTATITRDEAQIRQLITEQASAICAKNLDQIMAPYSPDVVLFDVKPPLQLKGVTALRQMWETCLPCMPNASGTETQDLSITISGDLALAHWISHFTGIDADHPAAQMRFRITVGYQKHEGHWQIVHEHCSVPLMAAA; this is encoded by the coding sequence ATGACCAGCCCAACCACAGCCACCATCACTCGTGATGAAGCTCAAATTCGACAGCTTATCACCGAGCAGGCCAGCGCCATTTGCGCCAAAAACTTAGATCAAATCATGGCCCCCTATAGCCCAGATGTCGTTCTCTTTGACGTTAAGCCGCCGCTCCAACTCAAAGGGGTAACCGCCCTCCGCCAGATGTGGGAAACCTGTTTGCCCTGCATGCCCAACGCCTCCGGCACTGAAACTCAAGACCTCAGTATCACCATCAGCGGCGATCTGGCTCTGGCCCACTGGATTTCTCACTTCACCGGCATTGATGCAGATCATCCAGCGGCCCAGATGCGGTTTCGCATCACCGTTGGCTACCAAAAGCACGAGGGCCATTGGCAGATCGTGCATGAGCATTGCTCTGTCCCTTTGATGGCCGCAGCTTGA
- a CDS encoding AraC family transcriptional regulator: MDVAKSRPTETSTNCLVVDQIESNCLPLVSSQDLGWEHIRVGQFQHPPGEGSTYSDSEHTVCMSLSARPVRFVQIKGGKTLSSLNLKGDIAITPAQMPFFARWHDNDHYMEMRLAADFMAAVARESLDLDPDRLELMPEFRLQDARLEAIALMLLDELNQTNPGGRLYVESLTNLLAVHLLRQYAVTRPRWAKTDSEGTSPSYPGGLPQRQLLPVLDYIHNALDADLKLSDLATLVGLSPFHFSHQFKQTMGVAPYQYVLQQRVERAKQLLKQNNHSIVEIALMCGFNSHSHLSKQFRQVTGTTPSAYRATVS; encoded by the coding sequence ATGGATGTAGCCAAATCCAGACCCACCGAGACTTCTACGAACTGTTTGGTGGTTGATCAGATTGAATCGAACTGCCTGCCTTTGGTTTCGAGTCAGGACTTAGGATGGGAGCACATCCGAGTTGGGCAATTTCAGCATCCTCCAGGGGAAGGCAGCACTTACTCAGACAGTGAGCATACGGTTTGTATGTCGTTGTCTGCTCGTCCAGTGCGATTTGTGCAGATTAAGGGCGGCAAAACCCTTAGCAGCCTTAACCTCAAGGGCGACATTGCCATCACTCCGGCGCAGATGCCGTTTTTTGCCCGTTGGCATGACAATGACCACTATATGGAGATGCGCTTAGCAGCAGATTTTATGGCCGCCGTTGCCAGAGAATCCCTCGACCTCGACCCCGATCGCCTAGAGCTCATGCCTGAGTTTCGTCTACAAGATGCGCGCCTAGAAGCGATCGCATTGATGCTGCTGGACGAACTTAACCAGACCAACCCAGGTGGTAGGCTCTATGTAGAGTCGTTGACTAACCTGCTAGCAGTGCATTTGCTACGGCAATACGCTGTGACTAGACCACGATGGGCAAAGACCGACTCAGAGGGGACATCGCCCAGCTATCCCGGAGGGTTGCCCCAACGACAGCTTCTGCCCGTGTTGGACTATATCCACAATGCCCTAGACGCAGACCTTAAGCTGTCCGATTTGGCTACGCTGGTGGGGCTTAGCCCGTTTCATTTCAGCCATCAGTTCAAACAGACGATGGGAGTTGCGCCCTACCAATACGTGCTGCAGCAGCGGGTCGAGCGGGCCAAGCAGTTGTTGAAACAAAATAACCACTCGATTGTGGAAATCGCCCTGATGTGTGGGTTTAACAGCCATAGCCACCTGAGCAAACAGTTTCGCCAGGTCACTGGCACTACCCCCAGCGCCTATCGAGCGACCGTGTCATGA
- a CDS encoding YciI family protein — MKYILLIYSDENAWADGEIERCYGESVKLTQDLHANGQYLGASPLHPVATATSVRVRDGKRLVTDGPFAETREQLGGYFLIEAQDLDDAIAIAGRIPSVHKGTIEIRPIVELTGLPPGQ; from the coding sequence ATGAAATACATATTGCTAATCTACAGCGATGAAAACGCTTGGGCTGACGGTGAGATAGAGCGCTGCTATGGGGAGTCGGTAAAACTAACCCAAGACCTGCACGCCAACGGCCAATACCTGGGGGCTTCGCCTCTACATCCCGTGGCAACGGCAACTAGCGTGCGGGTTCGAGACGGCAAACGCTTGGTAACCGATGGCCCCTTTGCCGAAACGCGGGAACAGTTGGGCGGCTATTTTTTGATTGAGGCACAGGATTTAGATGATGCGATCGCAATTGCCGGACGCATCCCCTCTGTACACAAAGGCACCATCGAGATTCGACCCATCGTGGAGCTGACCGGCCTGCCACCGGGTCAGTAG
- a CDS encoding hydantoinase B/oxoprolinase family protein has protein sequence MTISLPKPRQLPTIDPVTAQVVAGALNGVALEMGHKLARMSYSSIIRESEDFGAAILDADCQQLAECAYSTPLQLGPIPGYMRGVLKAMEEDGEEFYPGDVILHNHPYYGASHGPDIGIGIPIFRGEELIGYSFTTAHHLDIGSSSPGSCGIVDAVDAFAEGLQFKAVKLYEKGIKNRQVWRMLRQNIRSAQVVVGDIEAQVAACRVGEQRFLELVEQYGLDTVLAASEELMNYSERMMRQAIERLPDGQYSAEGFMDGFLDDPDPGKKDLKIAVTVTIDGSNMTIDLAGTASQIDDRPINMPFIGTVDIAIFVTLRSVLLDTALMEYVPQNSGLTRPVRISAPKGCLANPIYPAPVIARCCPGNVVADTLMKALAQVAPQNVSGGIGNIKVTSYSGTLGEDYWVYMDITEGSYGGRYGKDGMDGVDTLYANTRNNPIEDIEAHLPLRVTRYELIEDASGAGKHRGGLGSIRDIQFLSPGQMSLEGEGNKYAPWGIFSGKDGTPGGVQILNPYVGTVQDLPSKFPCRKTKPGDTLRTISPCGGGYGDPLERNPAQVLEDVLDGFVGIESAKRDYGVVIDPANMSVDEQATLALRKTMGK, from the coding sequence ATGACGATTTCTCTCCCCAAGCCTCGTCAACTGCCTACAATCGATCCCGTGACCGCTCAGGTCGTCGCGGGTGCCCTCAATGGTGTTGCCCTGGAAATGGGCCACAAACTGGCTCGCATGTCCTACTCCAGCATCATCCGCGAATCAGAAGACTTTGGGGCAGCGATTTTGGATGCAGATTGCCAGCAGTTGGCGGAATGTGCCTACAGCACCCCCCTACAATTGGGGCCGATTCCGGGCTATATGCGCGGTGTGCTCAAAGCGATGGAAGAAGATGGGGAAGAGTTTTACCCCGGCGATGTGATCCTTCATAACCACCCCTACTACGGCGCATCTCACGGGCCAGATATCGGTATCGGCATCCCTATCTTTAGGGGCGAAGAGCTGATTGGCTATTCCTTCACCACGGCTCACCACCTGGACATTGGCTCGTCTTCCCCCGGTAGCTGCGGCATTGTAGATGCGGTCGATGCCTTTGCCGAAGGACTGCAATTCAAAGCGGTCAAGCTGTACGAAAAGGGCATCAAGAATCGCCAGGTGTGGCGCATGTTGCGGCAAAACATTCGCAGCGCTCAGGTGGTGGTAGGCGACATTGAGGCTCAGGTAGCAGCTTGCCGAGTGGGAGAACAGCGCTTCCTAGAACTCGTGGAGCAGTATGGCCTAGATACGGTGCTGGCGGCCAGTGAGGAGCTGATGAACTACTCCGAGCGCATGATGCGTCAGGCCATTGAGCGTTTGCCCGACGGTCAATACTCGGCGGAGGGCTTCATGGACGGCTTTTTAGACGATCCTGACCCTGGTAAGAAAGACCTGAAGATTGCTGTCACTGTCACCATTGATGGCAGCAACATGACCATTGACCTGGCGGGCACCGCGTCTCAGATAGACGATCGCCCCATCAATATGCCCTTCATCGGCACGGTGGACATTGCGATTTTTGTGACCTTGCGATCGGTGCTGCTGGATACGGCTTTGATGGAGTATGTGCCGCAAAACTCTGGCCTTACCCGCCCTGTCCGGATCTCTGCGCCCAAGGGCTGTCTAGCAAACCCCATTTATCCCGCTCCGGTGATTGCTCGCTGCTGCCCCGGCAACGTTGTGGCGGATACCCTGATGAAGGCTCTGGCCCAAGTCGCACCGCAAAACGTCAGTGGCGGTATCGGCAATATTAAGGTCACCTCCTACAGTGGTACTTTAGGAGAAGACTACTGGGTTTATATGGATATCACCGAGGGCAGCTATGGCGGGCGCTACGGTAAGGACGGCATGGACGGCGTAGATACCCTCTACGCCAACACCCGGAACAATCCCATCGAAGACATTGAGGCCCACTTGCCTCTGCGCGTGACTCGCTACGAACTGATTGAGGACGCCAGTGGAGCTGGGAAGCATCGGGGTGGCTTAGGCTCTATCCGCGATATTCAGTTTCTCTCACCAGGGCAGATGTCTCTGGAAGGGGAAGGCAACAAGTACGCTCCCTGGGGCATCTTCAGTGGCAAGGACGGTACCCCTGGTGGGGTGCAAATTCTCAACCCCTATGTGGGAACCGTGCAGGATTTGCCATCTAAGTTTCCCTGTCGCAAAACCAAACCGGGAGATACCCTGCGCACCATTAGCCCTTGTGGTGGCGGCTACGGTGACCCCCTAGAGCGCAATCCGGCTCAAGTGCTGGAGGATGTGCTGGATGGCTTTGTCGGCATTGAGTCGGCCAAGCGAGACTATGGGGTAGTGATCGATCCGGCGAATATGAGTGTTGATGAACAAGCAACGCTTGCGCTCCGCAAGACGATGGGGAAATAG
- a CDS encoding YciI family protein: MKFICLGYFDETQWDRLSEAEQAALMADCFAYDDELRRGGHFIGGEALQSIQNAATLRYQNGKVTITDGPFTETKEQIGGILMLEARDLNHAIQLMSHHPGVRNGPFEIRAADEEINAQVANHGKSLQRDPC, from the coding sequence ATGAAATTTATTTGCCTAGGCTACTTCGACGAAACTCAATGGGACAGGCTTTCTGAAGCGGAACAGGCGGCCCTGATGGCAGACTGTTTTGCTTACGATGATGAGCTGCGGCGGGGCGGACACTTTATCGGTGGGGAAGCGCTGCAAAGCATTCAAAATGCGGCGACCCTGCGCTACCAAAACGGCAAAGTTACCATCACCGATGGCCCCTTTACCGAAACCAAGGAGCAGATCGGCGGCATCTTGATGCTTGAGGCTAGAGATCTAAACCATGCCATCCAGCTAATGTCGCATCATCCGGGAGTCCGCAACGGCCCCTTCGAGATTCGTGCGGCGGATGAGGAGATTAACGCACAGGTCGCAAATCATGGCAAAAGCCTCCAACGCGACCCGTGCTAA
- a CDS encoding VOC family protein, whose product MARKIFINLPVKDLNQSIEFFTKLGFSFNPQFTDETATCMIVSEDIFVMLLTYDKFKTFTPKAICDTTQSTEVLVCLSCDSRDEVDTMVRQAVDAGGKTYSDPQDHGFMYGHGFQDLDGHNWELMYMEPSAVG is encoded by the coding sequence ATGGCTCGCAAAATCTTTATCAACCTACCCGTCAAAGACCTCAATCAGTCAATTGAATTCTTTACCAAGCTTGGCTTCAGCTTCAATCCCCAATTTACCGATGAAACCGCTACCTGCATGATTGTCAGCGAAGATATCTTCGTTATGCTATTGACCTACGACAAGTTCAAAACCTTTACCCCCAAAGCCATCTGCGACACCACCCAAAGTACTGAAGTGCTGGTGTGCCTGTCTTGCGACAGCCGCGACGAGGTCGATACTATGGTACGCCAAGCAGTCGATGCTGGCGGCAAGACCTACAGCGATCCGCAAGACCACGGATTTATGTATGGCCACGGCTTTCAAGATTTAGATGGCCACAATTGGGAACTGATGTATATGGAACCTAGCGCAGTGGGCTAG
- a CDS encoding RNA polymerase sigma factor — protein sequence MNEPSQMQKQVDAVYRSESRRVFATLIRLLGDFDLAEEALHEAFAVALKQWPRDGMPTNPRAWLVSVGRFRAIDAIRRRTRFDASLAKLAQQLDTSDDEAKEDEDVEDDRLRLIFTCCHPALPQEAQVALTLREVCGLTTEAIASAFLIPSPTLAQRIVRAKAKIRAAGIPYQVPSIVDLPGRLDAVLQVIYLVFNEGYAASSGASLTRADISGEAIRLGRLVMELLPEPEVAGLLALMLLQESRRTARTASTGDLILLADQDRALWNQAQIAEGQALVQQALSSQRFGPYTLQAAIAAVHAEAPTPDATDWDQIVALYSLLAQVEPSPVVQLNRAVAVAMRDGPQAGLQLLDNILAQGELAQYHLAHAARADLCRQLGKTAEAREAYQQALALVKQEPERRFLESRLRELG from the coding sequence ATGAACGAGCCGAGTCAGATGCAGAAACAGGTGGATGCCGTCTATCGCTCTGAGTCGCGTCGTGTTTTTGCCACGCTGATCCGCTTACTGGGTGACTTTGACCTGGCTGAAGAAGCTCTGCATGAGGCCTTTGCCGTGGCCCTAAAGCAATGGCCTCGAGATGGCATGCCCACCAACCCACGAGCGTGGCTGGTTTCGGTGGGCCGCTTCAGAGCTATTGACGCGATCCGGCGACGCACTCGTTTTGACGCATCGTTAGCCAAGCTCGCTCAGCAGCTTGATACCTCTGATGACGAGGCCAAGGAAGATGAAGATGTCGAGGACGATCGCCTGCGGCTGATCTTCACCTGCTGCCACCCGGCTCTGCCGCAGGAGGCTCAGGTGGCGCTGACTCTGCGAGAGGTCTGTGGCTTGACGACAGAAGCTATTGCCAGCGCCTTTTTGATTCCATCCCCGACTCTGGCGCAGCGGATTGTCCGGGCTAAGGCCAAAATCCGCGCTGCGGGCATTCCCTATCAGGTGCCGTCAATCGTCGATTTACCAGGCCGGTTGGATGCCGTACTCCAGGTGATCTATCTGGTGTTTAACGAGGGGTATGCGGCCTCCTCTGGTGCATCGCTGACCCGGGCCGATATCTCAGGCGAAGCCATCCGGCTGGGGCGTTTAGTGATGGAGCTGCTACCGGAACCTGAGGTGGCTGGCTTACTAGCCCTAATGCTGCTGCAGGAGTCGCGGCGCACGGCACGCACGGCCTCGACAGGCGATCTGATCCTCTTAGCAGACCAGGATCGTGCGCTCTGGAACCAGGCCCAGATTGCTGAAGGGCAGGCGCTAGTGCAGCAAGCCCTATCGTCGCAACGGTTTGGCCCTTATACGCTGCAGGCTGCGATCGCAGCCGTCCATGCCGAGGCCCCCACCCCAGATGCAACAGACTGGGACCAGATTGTGGCTTTGTACAGCTTGCTCGCACAAGTAGAACCTTCCCCCGTTGTGCAGCTGAACCGAGCGGTGGCCGTAGCCATGCGCGATGGCCCTCAGGCGGGTCTGCAGCTACTAGACAACATTTTGGCCCAGGGGGAGTTAGCTCAATACCACCTGGCTCATGCAGCGCGGGCCGATCTGTGTCGGCAGTTGGGGAAAACTGCTGAGGCCAGAGAAGCTTACCAGCAGGCGCTAGCCCTGGTGAAGCAAGAACCTGAGCGACGGTTCCTAGAAAGCCGCCTGCGCGAACTGGGCTAA